From the genome of Bactrocera oleae isolate idBacOlea1 chromosome 2, idBacOlea1, whole genome shotgun sequence, one region includes:
- the LOC106624702 gene encoding uncharacterized protein produces the protein MRAFIVLCILASAYADKLGYNYRPVGHSDSGLSFAPGGGAGGLGGIGELGGSGGVGPTVSAPVYQKPVAEYEKEFYTYTADENEFSEPADNGRVVESLKKNLRVIFIKGPEGSGLERAATNLARHAGEEKTAIYVLQKQADLGDLANQLQAQNDVQRSKPEVHFVKYRTPEDAANAQRAIQSQYDQLGGNSQSYNGGDAPVHNFASPAARPAPRPVSTPGAAYLPSSIFRV, from the coding sequence atgcgtGCTTTTATAGTTCTGTGTATATTAGCCTCTGCCTACGCCGATAAATTAGGCTACAACTATCGTCCTGTTGGTCATTCCGATAGCGGACTCTCATTTGCGCCCGGTGGTGGCGCTGGTGGCCTAGGCGGTATTGGTGAACTCGGCGGCAGCGGTGGTGTTGGTCCTACTGTATCTGCACCTGTATATCAGAAACCAGTTGCTGAATACGAAAAGGAATTTTACACATATACTGCCGATGAGAACGAGTTCAGCGAACCAGCTGACAATGGTCGAGTAGTTGAAtcattgaagaaaaatttgcgTGTCATCTTCATCAAGGGACCTGAAGGCAGTGGCTTGGAAAGAGCTGCCACCAATCTCGCAAGACACGCTGGAGAAGAGAAGACCGCTATTTATGTGCTGCAGAAACAAGCTGATTTGGGCGATTTGGCTAACCAATTGCAGGCTCAAAACGATGTGCAACGCAGTAAACCCGAAGTACACTTCGTCAAATACCGCACACCCGAGGATGCGGCTAACGCTCAACGTGCCATTCAATCGCAATACGATCAATTGGGCGGCAATTCTCAAAGCTATAATGGCGGTGATGCTCCAGTACACAACTTTGCTTCTCCAGCTGCTCGACCAGCTCCACGTCCAGTTAGCACACCCGGTGCTGCTTATCTGCCTTCATCGATTTTTCGCGTCTAA
- the LOC106624701 gene encoding uncharacterized protein: MRSIIALCLLATAFADKLGYNYQPVPHSEEGLSFTPGSIAARHSILPAAQQAPVAATRNIATTQLTSAPAPVQTEYQKEFYTYTAPQEESNNAADHGNIANSLRKNLRVIFIKAPESNPLENAALKLAKQATDEKTAIYVFTKQTDIGSLAQQLKNIGTQSSSKPEVHFVKYRTPQDAENAQQAIQQQYDSLPGPSTNSNEGTAPVLNFASQTPVTAAPAPAGPSAQYLPANAVPSQEYLPPSFRRFRN; encoded by the exons atGAGAAGCATCATT GCGCTTTGCTTGCTGGCCACAGCTTTTGCCGATAAACTAGGCTACAACTATCAACCAGTGCCGCATTCTGAGGAGGGCCTATCCTTCACACCCGGTAGTATTGCCGCTCGCCATAGTATTTTACCAGCAGCTCAACAAGCTCCAGTTGCAGCCACTCGCAATATTGCAACAACTCAACTAACTTCGGCTCCTGCCCCAGTCCAAACAGAATATCAAAAAGAGTTCTACACTTATACGGCGCCACAAGAAGAAAGTAACAATGCTGCCGATCACGGAAATATTGCCAATTCATTGAGGAAAAATCTGCGCGTTATCTTCATCAAAGCGCCAGAAAGTAATCCTCTCGAAAACGCTGCTCTCAAACTAGCGAAACAAGCGACTGATGAGAAGACTGCCATCTATGTTTTTACCAAACAGACTGACATTGGCAGCTTGGCGCAACAATTGAAAAATATCGGAACACAATCTAGTTCCAAGCCGGAAGTACACTTCGTCAAATATCGTACACCACAAGATGCCGAAAATGCACAACAAGCTATTCAGCAACAGTATGACAGTTTGCCTGGCCCATCAACTAATTCCAATGAGGGTACTGCGCCAGTACTAAACTTTGCTTCGCAGACACCGGTTACCGCTGCACCAGCACCAGCTGGACCGAGTGCTCAGTATCTACCAGCTAACGCAGTGCCTTCACAAGAGTATTTGCCACCAAGTTTTCGCCGTTTCCGTAATTAA
- the LOC138855753 gene encoding probable serine/threonine-protein kinase vps15, with product MRAFVVICLVALATADKLGYSYQPVGHSDSGLSFSPGSSGLGGGSSGGLGVLSGGSSAELGGLRGSLGGSLGGLGSLGGLVGGFGGLSGDSSGNIGGLGGSSSGSLDNLGTPGGNNDYSGSSGPSSSSAGAPSAVEYEKEFFTYSADDNDFDEPEANNQVSHGAKKNLRVIFIKGPENNALEKAAINLARQALEQRTAIYVLQKQASLGDLANKLQASHDVQSHQPEVHFVKYRTPEDAANAQKAIQAQYDQLDGPSQAHDGGVVPVHYFASPATHSGPSGVDGGISGPASGVSGGNGQIGGISGAPGRGAPSVTYLPAAILRTHRV from the exons ATGCGTGCATTTGTG GTCATATGCCTTGTGGCTTTAGCTACAGCCGACAAACTTGGCTACAGCTATCAGCCTGTAGGACACTCGGATAGTGGGTTATCCTTTAGTCCTGGCAGCAGCGGATTGGGCGGTGGCTCATCTGGCGGTCTTGGTGTTCTTAGCGGCGGCTCTTCTGCTGAATTAGGGGGTCTCAGAGGAAGCTTAGGAGGCTCTTTAGGTGGTCTAGGCA GCCTGGGTGGTCTAGTTGGTGGTTTTGGTGGCTTGAGTGGTGATTCATCTGGCAATATCGGTGGTCTGGGTGGTAGCTCTTCTGGTAGTCTTGACAATCTTGGTACCCCAGgcggtaacaatgattatagtGGCAGCAGTGGGCCTAGTAGCAGCTCAGCTGGTGCTCCAAGTGCAGTAGAATACGAAAAGGAGTTCTTCACATATTCTGCTGATGACAATGATTTTGATGAACCAGAAGCCAATAATCAAGTAAGCCACGGAGCAAAGAAGAACCTTCGCGTTATTTTCATTAAGGGACCCGAAAACAATGCTTTAGAGAAAGCTGCCATCAATTTGGCCAGACAAGCGTTGGAACAGAGAACCGCTATTTATGTGCTGCAGAAACAAGCTTCTCTCGGTGATTTAGCCAATAAGCTGCAGGCTTCACATGACGTCCAGAGTCATCAGCCCGAGGTGCACTTTGTCAAGTACCGTACACCAGAAGATGCGGCCAATGCACAAAAGGCTATTCAAGCTCAATACGATCAATTGGATGGGCCATCGCAAGCGCATGACGGTGGTGTGGTTCCAGTGCATTACTTTGCATCGCCTGCTACGCATAGTGGTCCATCTGGTGTAGATGGCGGCATATCTGGCCCTGCAAGTGGTGTATCCGGTGGAAATGGTCAAATTGGTGGCATTTCGGGCGCCCCTGGAAGAGGTGCACCAAGCGTAACATATTTGCCTGCTGCAATCTTGCGCACACATCGTGTTTAG
- the LOC118680667 gene encoding uncharacterized protein, with protein sequence MRAFIVLCLVAAASADKLGYNYRPVGHSDSGLSFAPGGSSGLGGLGGSGGLGGSGGLGGLSGLGGGGNLGGLGGSGSGLGGLGGSGDIGNSGSVGPSYSAPAEFNKEFFSYTAPEEEFNDADASQDIANSLKKNLRVIFIKGPENRGLENAALQLAKHAAEDQTAIYVLQKQSDIGDLANKLNSINSQSAHKPEVHFVKYRTPEDAANAQRAIQSQYDQLGGNSQAHDGGVAPVHNFASQAPVQAREVHAPRNAYLPSSIIRV encoded by the exons atgcgcGCCTTCATC GTCCTGTGTTTAGTGGCTGCAGCCTCTGCTGATAAATTGGGATACAACTATCGACCAGTGGGTCACTCCGACTCTGGACTCTCCTTTGCACCAGGTGGTTCATCAGGACTCGGTGGTCTCGGCGGCAGTGGTGGACTAGGAGGTAGTGGAGGTCTGGGTGGATTGAGTGGATTAGGTGGCGGTGGCAACCTTGGTGGACTAGGAGGAAGTGGTAGCGGTTTGGGAGGTCTTGGCGGTTCAGGTGATATCGGTAACTCCGGCAGCGTAGGACCATCATACTCAGCTCCCGCTGAATTCAATAAGGAATTCTTCTCCTACACCGCTCCCGAAGAAGAGTTCAATGATGCTGATGCCAGTCAGGATATTGCCAACTCACTGAAGAAGAATCTCCGTGTTATCTTCATCAAGGGACCTGAAAACCGTGGACTCGAAAACGCTGCCCTCCAATTGGCTAAACATGCTGCTGAAGACCAAACCGCCATCTATGTTTTGCAGAAACAAAGCGATATAGGAGACTTGGCTAATAAACTCAACTCTATCAACAGCCAGAGCGCCCACAAGCCCGAAGTACACTTCGTCAAATACCGTACTCCAGAGGATGCTGCCAACGCTCAACGTGCTATCCAATCACAATACGACCAATTGGGCGGTAACTCCCAAGCTCATGATGGTGGTGTTGCCCCAGTGCACAACTTCGCATCTCAAGCTCCAGTTCAAGCACGCGAAGTGCATGCTCCCCGTAACGCCTACTTGCCCTCTTCCATCATCCGTGTTTAA
- the LOC106625813 gene encoding uncharacterized protein — protein MRAFIVLCLFTVACADKLGYNYRPVGHSDAGLSFAPGGSSGELGGLDGFGGPGGAATQVSPSYSAPAAEFDKEFYTYSADEDDFNEPAGSEQLDALLKKNLRVVFVKGPEGNGLENAALNLARLAAEQKTAIYILQKQADLSDLANKLQSQHDLTGHKPEVHFVKYRTPEDAANAQRAIQSQYDQLGGNSQSHDGGTAPVHDFSAPAARPAARPISAPGASYLPSLIIRK, from the coding sequence ATGCGTGCCTTCATCGTCCTCTGTCTGTTTACCGTTGCCTGTGCAGATAAGTTGGGCTACAACTATCGGCCTGTTGGCCACTCAGACGCTGGTCTCTCGTTTGCACCAGGTGGCAGTAGCGGTGAACTAGGTGGACTGGATGGTTTTGGTGGACCAGGAGGTGCAGCCACACAAGTATCACCTTCTTACTCGGCACCCGCCGCTGAATTCGATAAGGAGTTCTACACCTACAGCGCTGATGAGGATGATTTCAATGAACCCGCCGGCAGCGAACAACTGGATgctttattgaagaaaaatctGCGTGTTGTTTTCGTTAAGGGACCCGAAGGTAATGGTTTGGAGAATGCCGCCCTCAATCTTGCCAGACTTGCTGCCGAACAAAAGACCGCCATCTATATTCTACAAAAACAAGCCGACTTGAGTGATTTGGCTAACAAATTGCAGTCTCAACATGACCTTACAGGTCATAAGCCAGAGGTGCACTTCGTCAAGTACCGTACTCCAGAGGATGCTGCTAATGCTCAGCGCGCTATTCAATCGCAATACGACCAATTGGGTGGGAACTCTCAATCGCACGATGGTGGCACCGCACCAGTTCATGATTTTTCAGCTCCTGCCGCGCGACCAGCTGCCCGTCCAATAAGCGCTCCAGGTGCTTCATACTTGCCCTCTTTGATTATCCGAAAATAA
- the LOC118681667 gene encoding uncharacterized protein: MRVFIVACLIAVAYADKLGYNYRPVEHSDSGLSFSPGGSSGGSGGVGPAESGPSYNAPAVEYEKEFYTYTADENEFSEPADNGRVVESLKKNLRVIFIKGPEGNGLEKAAVNLARHAGEEKTAIYVLQKQADLGDLANQLQAQNDVQRSKPEVHFVKYRTPEDAANAQRAIQQQYDQLGGKSQSHDGGAAPVHNFASPAARPAPRPVSAPGAAYLPSSILRF; this comes from the coding sequence ATGCGTGTTTTTATCGTCGCTTGCCTGATCGCCGTTGCCTATGCGGACAAACTGGGCTATAATTATCGTCCTGTGGAACACTCGGACAGCGGACTTTCCTTTTCACCAGGCGGCAGCAGTGGCGGATCGGGTGGTGTTGGCCCAGCCGAGTCTGGTCCTTCGTACAATGCACCAGCTGTTGAATATGAAAAGGAATTTTACACATATACTGCCGATGAGAACGAGTTCAGCGAACCAGCTGACAATGGTCGAGTAGTCGAAtcattgaagaaaaatttgcgTGTTATCTTCATCAAGGGACCTGAAGGCAATGGCTTGGAAAAAGCTGCCGTTAATCTAGCAAGACACGCTGGAGAAGAGAAGACCGCTATTTATGTGCTGCAGAAACAAGCTGACTTGGGCGATTTGGCTAACCAACTGCAGGCTCAAAACGATGTACAACGTAGTAAACCCGAAGTACACTTCGTCAAATACCGCACACCCGAGGATGCGGCCAACGCTCAGCGCGCCATCCAACAGCAATATGATCAATTGGGTGGAAAGTCTCAATCGCACGATGGTGGCGCTGCTCCAGTTCACAACTTTGCATCTCCCGCAGCTCGGCCAGCACCACGTCCCGTTAGCGCTCCCGGCGCTGCTTATCTGCCATCTTCAATTCTCCGCTTCTAA
- the LOC106624699 gene encoding uncharacterized protein yields the protein MRGFIILCLVAAISADKLGYNYRPVPHSSSGLSFTPGSGGVGGGSDGFGSGGVSGLVSGGDDGSYGSSGSLGGLTGVGSGFDSGAQSIVSPVRQEANKEFYSFSAPEEEFEDAEGAQQLANSLKKNVRVIFIKGPENNGLEKAALALARNAAEQKTAIYVLQKQHDIADLANKLQSVNDHRNHHPEVHFVKYRNQDDIINAKRTIQSQYDQEPGASQNYNHAVAPVINFASPSSPIQSYGQQQRYYNPAASNTNTNYLPPSLLRRLRF from the coding sequence ATGCGTGGCTTTATTATTTTGTGCTTGGTGGCGGCTATATCCGCAGACAAATTGGGCTACAATTACAGACCTGTGCCTCACTCTTCATCCGGACTCTCCTTCACACCCGGCAGTGGTGGTGTTGGCGGAGGTAGTGATGGTTTCGGCTCTGGTGGCGTCAGCGGACTAGTCTCTGGTGGCGATGATGGTAGCTACGGCAGCTCTGGAAGTCTTGGTGGACTGACTGGCGTCGGCAGTGGCTTCGATTCTGGCGCTCAGAGTATTGTGTCACCAGTCAGACAGGAGGCCAACAAAGAATTCTACTCCTTCTCTGCTCCTGAGGAGGAATTCGAAGATGCCGAAGGGGCTCAACAATTGGCTAATTCTCTGAAAAAGAATGTTCGTGTCATCTTCATTAAGGGACCCGAAAACAATGGCTTGGAGAAGGCTGCCCTGGCTTTGGCTAGAAACGCTGCCGAACAGAAGACAGCCATCTATGTGCTGCAGAAACAACATGATATCGCCGATTTGGCTAACAAGTTGCAGTCTGTCAATGATCACCGCAACCATCATCCAGAGGTGCACTTTGTCAAATACCGCAACCAAGACGATATTATCAACGCCAAGCGCACCATCCAATCGCAATACGACCAAGAGCCCGGTGCATCGCAAAACTACAATCACGCTGTTGCTCCAGTGATCAACTTTGCTTCACCATCCAGCCCAATTCAGTCGTACGGCCAACAGCAACGATACTACAACCCAGCTGCGTCCAACACGAACACAAACTACTTGCCCCCCTCGCTATTGAGACGTCTTCGTTTCTAA